The Limnochorda sp. LNt genome includes a region encoding these proteins:
- a CDS encoding DNA-methyltransferase, whose product MRELHDDEVTLTVTSPPYWNAIDYDRHSVDPDQSYRTRSYANGYDDYESYLDWATRIFREVHRVTRPGGYLAVVVGTVLLNGRHYPVPFDLVSRLTRDGWLFHQDIIWHKTTAGVKRAGVFIQRPYPGYFHPNIMTEYILIFRKPGDPIYKHSRNGYFEAGRVAVGALFTREIANNVWHVAPVPPGTIQHPCPFPEDLAFRLIQLYSYPGDVVLDPFLGSGQTSKVALALGRHAVGYDIVDTYVHYAYRRLTEPLAVRSEQLVAQFAKVSLNAPLDALDKTRRTSRTRHGSGLATTPKSGAIHNVGGRAKGARQQEELFEGT is encoded by the coding sequence ATGAGGGAGCTCCATGACGACGAGGTCACGTTGACGGTGACCTCCCCTCCTTACTGGAATGCCATCGACTATGATCGACACTCCGTGGATCCGGACCAATCCTACCGGACCCGTTCGTATGCCAATGGCTATGATGACTACGAGAGCTACCTGGACTGGGCTACCCGGATATTCCGCGAGGTACATAGGGTTACGCGCCCAGGTGGGTATTTGGCGGTCGTCGTTGGCACCGTGTTGCTAAACGGACGGCACTACCCCGTTCCTTTCGACTTGGTAAGTCGGCTGACACGGGATGGCTGGTTGTTTCATCAGGACATCATATGGCATAAGACGACAGCTGGCGTGAAGCGGGCTGGGGTCTTCATCCAGCGCCCGTATCCTGGCTATTTCCACCCGAATATCATGACGGAGTACATCCTGATCTTCCGCAAGCCGGGAGATCCCATCTACAAGCACAGCCGAAACGGCTATTTTGAGGCCGGCCGAGTGGCTGTTGGGGCGCTTTTCACTAGAGAAATCGCCAACAATGTCTGGCACGTTGCGCCTGTTCCACCTGGGACCATTCAGCATCCATGTCCGTTTCCTGAGGACCTTGCCTTTCGCCTGATCCAGCTATACTCGTATCCAGGCGACGTCGTCCTGGATCCGTTTCTCGGGTCTGGGCAAACCTCAAAGGTAGCTTTGGCTCTCGGTCGCCACGCGGTCGGCTACGATATTGTTGACACATATGTGCATTACGCATATCGTCGCCTGACCGAGCCACTTGCCGTGAGGTCGGAGCAACTCGTCGCCCAGTTCGCTAAGGTGTCTCTGAACGCGCCGCTAGATGCGCTCGATAAGACAAGAAGGACTAGCCGAACACGTCACGGATCAGGCCTTGCCACTACGCCGAAGTCCGGTGCCATCCACAATGTGGGAGGGAGAGCGAAGGGTGCAAGGCAACAAGAAGAGTTATTCGAAGGAACGTGA
- a CDS encoding ABC transporter permease: MRASTPLGAWWGTCSSEWIKYRRTFTWPLVLLGPVLWEAAVASYLTLRPSSGWREVFAWTFEAWTQLFIPIGAALLAGLAASCEAQAGDWRALRTRPVAPGLLYAAKLLVLLAQTLIGTALVGGAAGAAGLAIGAPGPVPWATLALAAALAWVAALPVVSLQLWVATARGPGLSLGLGAVGLLLAAIVGGTSMGDAIWPLVPWAWPPRILAVPALQVLGGAVSEAASIRASLILRYLLAAGPGVGLLLSGAGILWFSRREVTGEPA; this comes from the coding sequence TTGAGGGCTTCGACGCCACTGGGAGCCTGGTGGGGCACGTGCTCCTCGGAGTGGATCAAGTACAGGCGCACCTTCACGTGGCCCCTGGTCCTGCTGGGGCCGGTGCTGTGGGAGGCCGCCGTCGCATCCTACCTCACGCTCCGCCCGTCGTCGGGCTGGCGCGAGGTCTTCGCCTGGACCTTCGAGGCATGGACCCAGCTCTTCATACCCATCGGCGCGGCCCTACTGGCTGGCTTGGCGGCCAGCTGCGAAGCGCAGGCCGGCGACTGGCGCGCGCTCCGGACGCGGCCGGTGGCCCCCGGGCTGCTGTACGCGGCCAAGCTGCTGGTACTGCTGGCTCAGACCCTCATCGGGACGGCCCTGGTCGGGGGCGCTGCCGGAGCGGCGGGGCTGGCCATCGGTGCGCCCGGCCCGGTGCCGTGGGCGACGCTCGCGCTGGCCGCGGCGCTGGCGTGGGTCGCGGCGCTGCCTGTCGTGTCGCTGCAGCTCTGGGTCGCGACGGCCAGAGGGCCGGGCCTCTCCCTGGGGCTCGGCGCCGTGGGCCTGCTGCTGGCGGCCATCGTCGGCGGGACGAGCATGGGCGACGCCATTTGGCCCTTGGTCCCGTGGGCATGGCCTCCGCGCATCCTGGCGGTACCGGCCCTCCAGGTGCTGGGCGGGGCGGTGTCCGAGGCGGCGAGCATCCGGGCATCTCTCATCCTGCGGTACCTGTTGGCAGCAGGGCCCGGGGTCGGGCTCCTGCTGTCGGGGGCGGGGATCCTCTGGTTCAGCCGCCGGGAGGTGACCGGGGAGCCTGCGTGA
- a CDS encoding helicase HerA domain-containing protein — translation MASKPLVPRDQIVGVFRGFSDGGMEFHADLALPYRADYHQRPLHGQFLLIELDGENEAVLGRITSLRSEGRLVSPEGEDYLFRQAREGQPPPEDIREQYLKFKVNVRVLGVLRKNGDGSFDFVASHRRIPHVGSPVVFPSEEVLREVANHHADGAALGVLAMGEFVWAGGERAREFPLHPEPWMRLESPQVVVRFPVENLIARRSFIFARAGFGKSNLVKLLFSELYRTTPTTLRRGGVKAPVGTIIFDRDGEYFWPDHRGRPGLCDVAHLQDTHP, via the coding sequence GTGGCCAGTAAACCGTTGGTCCCGAGGGACCAAATCGTAGGGGTCTTCCGGGGTTTCAGCGACGGCGGGATGGAGTTCCACGCGGACCTGGCCCTTCCCTACCGGGCTGACTACCACCAGAGGCCCCTCCACGGCCAGTTCCTCCTTATCGAGCTGGATGGGGAGAATGAGGCGGTGCTCGGCCGGATCACCTCGCTCCGGTCCGAAGGCCGTCTGGTCTCCCCGGAGGGCGAGGACTACCTCTTCCGGCAGGCCCGCGAGGGCCAGCCGCCGCCGGAGGACATCCGCGAGCAGTACCTCAAGTTCAAGGTGAACGTGCGGGTTCTGGGGGTGCTGCGCAAGAACGGCGACGGCTCGTTCGACTTCGTCGCCTCCCACCGGCGCATCCCGCACGTAGGAAGCCCGGTGGTGTTCCCCTCGGAGGAGGTCCTCCGTGAGGTCGCCAACCACCACGCCGATGGGGCGGCCCTGGGCGTCCTGGCCATGGGCGAGTTTGTGTGGGCGGGCGGGGAGAGAGCGCGCGAGTTCCCGCTCCACCCCGAGCCATGGATGCGCCTTGAGTCGCCCCAGGTGGTCGTGCGCTTCCCGGTGGAGAACCTCATCGCCCGGCGGAGCTTCATCTTCGCCAGGGCCGGCTTCGGCAAGTCCAACCTGGTGAAGCTCCTTTTCTCGGAACTCTACCGCACCACTCCCACCACCCTGCGGCGCGGGGGTGTGAAGGCTCCGGTCGGCACCATCATCTTCGACCGGGACGGCGAGTACTTCTGGCCGGACCACCGCGGCCGGCCGGGCCTGTGCGACGTGGCGCACCTGCAGGACACCCACCCATGA
- a CDS encoding IS110 family RNA-guided transposase, with protein sequence MSYWRRFCVDPRVMRRLGSRKRKTDHDDAKLWAERLALGTLPGVWVPPKPLRELGALVNLRRRLVEQRARWKNQIRSLLQRYGYRAPRNLWQARRHLKALWELDLSPADRVALAVALEQLRSTNVHLRALEREIGQRVKDYPPVRLLLSLPGFNVITAATYYAYIGDPFRFPTDKHVASYTGLVPRVYQSGTTDRRGSITKEGPAVLRWTLVEAASSVARHGPPALRAFYQRLRAKKGHQVAVVALAAKLARIAWVMWRTGRLLEGIRPELHAAKLSLLDRHAAPYPTAYVLRWLGERVDQILDRSSYAIKHTRKGAQLEAVA encoded by the coding sequence CTGAGCTACTGGCGCAGGTTCTGCGTCGACCCGCGCGTCATGCGCCGGTTGGGCTCGCGCAAGCGTAAGACCGACCACGACGATGCGAAGCTGTGGGCCGAGCGGCTGGCGCTGGGGACGCTGCCGGGGGTGTGGGTGCCGCCCAAGCCGCTGCGGGAGCTGGGGGCGCTGGTGAATCTGCGTCGGCGGCTGGTTGAGCAGCGGGCCCGGTGGAAGAATCAAATCCGCAGCCTGCTCCAGCGCTACGGCTATCGCGCGCCCCGTAACCTTTGGCAAGCGCGTCGTCACTTGAAGGCCCTGTGGGAGCTGGACCTGTCCCCAGCCGACCGGGTCGCGTTGGCGGTGGCGCTGGAGCAGCTGCGCTCGACCAACGTCCACCTGCGGGCCCTGGAGCGGGAGATCGGCCAGCGGGTGAAGGACTACCCGCCGGTGCGGTTGCTGCTGTCCCTGCCTGGCTTCAACGTCATCACGGCGGCCACGTACTATGCCTACATCGGCGACCCCTTCCGGTTTCCTACCGACAAGCACGTGGCCAGCTACACGGGCTTGGTGCCGCGGGTTTACCAATCGGGCACGACGGACCGCCGGGGGTCGATTACGAAGGAAGGCCCGGCGGTCCTGCGGTGGACCCTGGTGGAAGCCGCCAGCAGCGTCGCCCGCCACGGCCCGCCGGCCCTTCGTGCGTTTTACCAGCGGCTACGGGCGAAAAAGGGCCATCAGGTGGCCGTGGTGGCCTTGGCCGCCAAGCTGGCCCGGATCGCCTGGGTCATGTGGCGCACGGGTCGATTGCTTGAGGGCATCCGTCCCGAGCTTCATGCTGCCAAGCTTTCTCTGCTCGACCGCCACGCGGCGCCCTATCCCACGGCCTATGTGCTGCGGTGGCTGGGCGAACGGGTCGATCAAATCCTGGATCGCAGCTCCTATGCCATCAAGCACACTCGCAAAGGAGCCCAACTGGAAGCCGTTGCTTGA
- a CDS encoding transposase, which translates to MARTRDQGVLQPMGATPSHRRVRQFAAYMASTFCLGRHLRGLRDRRRRVEVPGFVIGCVLLVGLALRARSMMELERWVRAGAFRKLVGRHRLPLRDCLRDWAMAADVASAWAINDAILATARKNKTFRGGSVHGWHVVALDGTEVLRTQARCCAACQVYRHRDGRVEYAHRVVAAQTVRWRHGDEGDYPSRCKGRDVPPVVWGMEPQRPKEGEVDAALRLLRRLQGTHGHFCDVVTVDALYAQAPFLEAVRALGLHVVVRLKDERYAVVQDAAGLRRGRRYGEAFVTRIGSFQVEVRVWDSPELTSWEGLKHPIRVVYAEEELSWTEHQGTAVWHCKALRILEVATTLSPAEASGRVVWEIARSRWGVENEGFRQLKQEWHLDHGFLHHPTGMQVLWALLAAGYNLFQLFLARRIRRRGPWEQTERGVAERLRAELLIGEGPLGLYLVPDTS; encoded by the coding sequence ATGGCCAGAACACGCGACCAGGGGGTGCTACAGCCGATGGGAGCCACGCCCTCCCACCGGCGGGTCCGACAGTTCGCCGCGTACATGGCCTCCACCTTCTGCCTCGGCCGGCACCTGCGCGGCCTGCGGGATCGGCGCCGGCGGGTGGAGGTGCCCGGCTTCGTCATCGGCTGCGTGCTTTTGGTGGGGTTAGCCCTGCGGGCCCGGTCGATGATGGAGCTGGAGCGCTGGGTGCGGGCCGGCGCCTTCCGCAAGCTGGTAGGACGCCACCGATTGCCGCTTCGGGACTGCCTTCGGGACTGGGCCATGGCCGCCGACGTGGCCTCGGCGTGGGCGATCAACGACGCCATCCTGGCCACGGCCCGCAAGAACAAGACCTTCCGGGGCGGCAGCGTGCATGGCTGGCATGTGGTGGCGCTGGATGGGACCGAGGTGCTGCGCACCCAGGCCCGCTGCTGTGCGGCTTGCCAGGTCTACCGGCATCGGGACGGGCGGGTGGAGTACGCCCACCGGGTCGTGGCGGCCCAGACGGTGCGCTGGCGGCATGGGGACGAGGGGGACTATCCGAGTCGGTGCAAGGGTCGGGACGTGCCGCCGGTGGTGTGGGGCATGGAGCCCCAGCGGCCGAAGGAAGGGGAGGTCGACGCTGCCCTGCGACTGCTTCGGCGCCTGCAGGGCACGCACGGGCATTTCTGCGACGTGGTCACGGTGGATGCCCTGTATGCGCAGGCTCCCTTCCTCGAGGCGGTGCGCGCCCTGGGACTGCACGTCGTGGTGCGCCTGAAGGACGAGCGCTACGCGGTCGTCCAGGACGCAGCGGGACTGCGCCGGGGCCGCCGCTACGGCGAAGCCTTTGTCACCCGCATCGGCTCCTTTCAGGTGGAGGTGCGGGTGTGGGACAGCCCGGAGCTGACCAGCTGGGAGGGGCTCAAGCACCCTATCCGAGTCGTCTATGCCGAAGAGGAGCTGAGCTGGACGGAGCACCAGGGGACTGCCGTCTGGCACTGCAAAGCCCTTCGCATCCTGGAGGTGGCCACCACGCTGAGCCCGGCCGAGGCCAGCGGCCGGGTGGTGTGGGAGATCGCCCGATCCCGTTGGGGGGTAGAGAATGAAGGCTTCCGGCAGCTGAAGCAGGAGTGGCACCTGGACCATGGCTTCCTCCACCACCCGACCGGCATGCAGGTGCTGTGGGCGTTGCTGGCCGCTGGCTACAACCTCTTTCAGCTCTTTCTGGCCCGCCGCATCCGCCGCCGCGGTCCGTGGGAGCAGACCGAGCGGGGCGTGGCCGAGCGGCTGCGGGCGGAGCTGCTGATCGGGGAGGGACCGCTGGGGCTGTATCTGGTCCCGGACACCAGCTGA
- the rsgA gene encoding ribosome small subunit-dependent GTPase A — MTQRICGQVVRVEGPAFRVRGTDGTEWHGVVRGRLKKGKRTATAPVCIGDEVEVTPLSEGQAVIERVLPRRTCLVRRTPLGGRRTHGKAPPVQVLAANVDVVVIVVPAPAVRSTVIDRFLQVASSGGVQPVLCVNKMDLVPEPAARQHVAEVVTPYIRSGIPVVLTSAATRQGVDELAALLRGNLVAFIGPSGAGKTSLLNALCPGLDLRTREVDARGRGRHTTTTSAIYDIGGALVVDTPGLREVAFALDEKDAGDPLLLFEDIAGLAARSRFQDCSHVHEPGCAVKAAVACGELDEARYREYLRLRRALERSPSD, encoded by the coding sequence TTGACTCAGCGCATTTGTGGCCAGGTCGTACGCGTCGAGGGGCCGGCGTTTCGGGTACGGGGCACTGACGGCACCGAGTGGCATGGCGTGGTCCGGGGCCGCCTCAAGAAGGGCAAGCGGACGGCCACCGCGCCGGTCTGCATCGGGGACGAGGTGGAGGTCACCCCACTGTCCGAAGGCCAGGCGGTCATCGAACGGGTGCTGCCGCGCCGCACCTGCCTCGTGCGGCGAACACCGCTGGGAGGCCGCCGCACCCACGGCAAGGCGCCGCCTGTCCAGGTCCTGGCCGCCAACGTCGACGTCGTCGTGATCGTCGTGCCAGCACCGGCCGTCCGGAGCACGGTCATCGACCGGTTCCTGCAGGTGGCTAGCTCAGGAGGGGTGCAGCCGGTGCTGTGCGTCAACAAGATGGACCTCGTGCCGGAGCCGGCCGCCCGGCAGCATGTGGCCGAGGTCGTCACGCCCTACATCCGCTCCGGCATCCCCGTCGTCCTGACGAGTGCCGCCACCCGGCAGGGCGTCGACGAGCTCGCCGCGCTCCTGCGAGGGAATCTCGTCGCCTTCATCGGGCCCTCGGGCGCCGGCAAGACGTCGCTGCTCAACGCGCTGTGCCCGGGCCTCGACCTGCGCACCCGGGAGGTGGATGCCCGGGGCCGCGGCCGGCACACGACGACCACCTCCGCCATCTACGACATCGGCGGGGCGCTGGTGGTGGACACGCCCGGGCTGCGGGAGGTCGCCTTCGCCCTCGACGAGAAGGATGCCGGGGATCCTCTCCTCCTCTTCGAGGACATCGCCGGCCTCGCCGCCCGCTCCCGGTTCCAGGACTGCTCGCACGTGCACGAGCCAGGCTGCGCGGTCAAGGCCGCCGTGGCCTGCGGCGAACTGGACGAGGCTCGGTACCGCGAGTACCTGCGCTTGCGCCGGGCTCTCGAGCGGAGCCCGTCAGACTAG
- a CDS encoding IS1634 family transposase has translation MHIETIRRRQGDKVYTYHLLRQTYREGGKVKHRTLANLSHLPEAVLELVRRALRGEPVAPVPQTVKIRQSRQHGAVAAVVGMIRQLGLDQVLYSRSADWVRLALAVVVMRILRPSSKLGGTLWWTTTTLPQLLRLPHNGEDVNDVYRAMDELLARQAAIEAKLARRHLTANALVLYDLTSVYLEGKTCPLARFGYNRDKKRGKKQFCVGLLTNDEGCPVAVEVFPGDVGDPETLQAQIARVRARFGIEYVVFVGDRGMIVKARLSDLEAVGFGWITALRAPEIQKLRDEGFFQPGLFDRRDLAEIADPERPGERLVVCYNPLVAEERRQKREALLSATERELAKIEARVRRRRRKPLTADEIGVAVGKVLGRWKVGKHFQLEIRDGHFAFRRKEASIAREAELDGFYVLRTNVPADRMEPAKVQATYKSLRALEQNFRTMKSALDLRPVYHRLEDRVRAHAFLCMLALYVRWHMERALEPLLAEDPRRSFEGLMMQLETLQRHTVEVAGQEIQMLGEPEPLHQRLFQLLGVPLA, from the coding sequence ATGCACATCGAGACCATCCGCCGCCGGCAGGGCGACAAGGTCTACACCTACCACCTGCTGCGCCAGACCTACCGGGAAGGCGGCAAGGTGAAGCACCGGACCCTGGCCAACCTCTCCCACCTGCCGGAAGCCGTCCTGGAGCTGGTCCGGCGAGCCCTGCGGGGCGAGCCGGTGGCGCCGGTGCCGCAGACGGTAAAGATTCGCCAGTCCCGCCAGCACGGGGCCGTCGCCGCCGTCGTGGGCATGATCCGCCAGCTGGGCCTGGACCAGGTGCTCTACTCCCGCTCGGCCGACTGGGTGCGCTTGGCCCTGGCCGTCGTCGTCATGCGCATCCTGCGGCCCTCCTCCAAGCTGGGCGGGACTTTGTGGTGGACGACCACCACGTTGCCGCAGCTTCTGCGGTTGCCGCACAATGGCGAGGACGTCAACGACGTCTACCGGGCCATGGACGAGCTGCTGGCCCGTCAGGCCGCTATCGAGGCGAAGCTGGCGCGCCGGCACCTGACGGCCAACGCCCTCGTCTTGTACGACCTGACGAGCGTCTATCTGGAGGGCAAGACCTGCCCGTTGGCCCGCTTCGGGTACAACCGGGACAAGAAGCGGGGCAAGAAGCAGTTCTGCGTGGGGCTGCTCACCAACGACGAGGGGTGTCCCGTGGCCGTGGAGGTGTTCCCCGGCGACGTGGGGGATCCCGAGACGCTGCAGGCCCAGATTGCCCGGGTCCGGGCTCGGTTCGGCATTGAGTACGTCGTGTTCGTCGGCGACCGGGGCATGATCGTCAAGGCCCGATTGAGCGATTTGGAGGCGGTGGGCTTCGGGTGGATCACGGCCCTACGGGCGCCGGAGATCCAGAAGCTGCGGGATGAAGGGTTCTTTCAGCCGGGCCTGTTCGACCGGCGGGACCTGGCGGAGATCGCCGACCCCGAGCGGCCCGGGGAGCGGCTGGTGGTCTGCTACAATCCGCTGGTGGCCGAGGAGCGCCGGCAAAAGCGCGAGGCGCTGCTTTCGGCCACGGAGCGGGAGCTGGCCAAAATCGAAGCCCGGGTGCGCCGTCGCCGCCGCAAGCCCCTGACGGCCGACGAAATCGGGGTGGCCGTGGGCAAGGTCCTGGGCCGCTGGAAGGTGGGCAAGCACTTCCAGCTGGAGATCCGCGACGGCCACTTCGCCTTCCGGCGCAAGGAGGCCTCCATCGCCCGGGAGGCGGAGCTGGACGGGTTTTACGTGCTGCGCACCAACGTGCCGGCCGACCGGATGGAGCCGGCCAAGGTGCAGGCCACGTACAAATCGTTGCGGGCCCTGGAGCAAAACTTCCGCACGATGAAAAGCGCCCTGGACCTGCGTCCGGTCTACCACCGGCTGGAGGACCGGGTGCGGGCCCACGCCTTTTTGTGCATGCTGGCGTTGTATGTGCGCTGGCACATGGAGCGGGCGCTTGAGCCCCTGCTGGCGGAGGACCCCCGGCGGTCCTTCGAGGGGCTGATGATGCAGCTGGAGACGCTGCAGCGCCACACGGTCGAGGTGGCCGGTCAGGAAATCCAGATGCTCGGCGAGCCTGAGCCGCTGCACCAGCGGCTCTTCCAGTTGCTGGGGGTTCCCCTGGCGTAG
- a CDS encoding DinB family protein: MLQTSADGLLALIEDMNEEELRARPHGLAPVLWQIGHVAVIDARLARQAGQPLDVPEGWEPLFAMGASGEGHLPAREAVVGLLREANDGLVRLSRGDLARPIERSPGGTESLGYELAFRLFHRGYHAGKIMTLRALLGKPRLLG, encoded by the coding sequence ATGTTGCAGACGAGCGCAGATGGCCTGTTGGCGTTGATCGAAGACATGAACGAGGAGGAACTTAGGGCTCGTCCGCACGGACTGGCTCCGGTGCTCTGGCAGATCGGGCACGTGGCTGTCATCGACGCCCGACTGGCCCGCCAGGCCGGCCAGCCCCTCGACGTCCCCGAGGGCTGGGAGCCGCTCTTCGCGATGGGCGCCTCGGGCGAGGGCCATCTGCCCGCCCGGGAGGCGGTGGTGGGGCTCCTGCGCGAGGCCAACGACGGGCTCGTCCGGCTGAGCCGCGGCGACCTGGCCCGCCCCATCGAGAGATCCCCTGGCGGGACGGAGTCGCTCGGGTACGAGCTGGCCTTCCGCCTCTTCCATCGCGGGTACCACGCGGGCAAGATCATGACCCTTCGGGCGCTTCTGGGCAAGCCAAGGCTGCTGGGCTGA
- a CDS encoding ISL3 family transposase: MRNPFLPVDQYTIRLACVDDEALVLVVGRRARRAACPECGHWSRRLHSRRWRTVLDAPVGSRSVRLRLLVRRFFCMEPACPRVTFTEPFPYLVGRYARRTARLERLLARLALAMSAEAASRIARALEIPVSPDTLVRLVMRIPLPPVPPVRVLAVDDWAWRKGHRYGTILCDLERRRPVDLLPDRSPETLAAWLRAHPGVQIVVRDRSEGYAQGIRQGAPDAVQVADRWHLLKNLGEVLERYFQTLRLPSMEAAPSPPAAPVVPGSTLAATPQAALRRRALEQAARQQRRRERYDQVRTLHAQGLGIREISRRLHLSRATVRRYLTSATVPGTGPRRRRPSQLDPYRSYILQRWEQGCRNARAIYRELRAMGYLGGRSQVAAVVTALRRSAGGSEEAPPAIRPVTPRQLGRWFWQAPNRRSQAERAYLTSLAETDAHFAKVWLLAEEFAQMARQRRADTLAAWIDTVKRERVRPLMGFAHRLEQDFQAVYEAWRLPWSNGPTEGWIHKLKTIKRMMYGRAGLDLLRHRLLCCI; this comes from the coding sequence GTGCGAAACCCGTTCCTACCCGTCGACCAGTATACCATTCGTCTTGCTTGTGTCGACGATGAGGCCCTTGTGTTGGTGGTGGGGCGTCGAGCGAGACGCGCCGCATGCCCGGAGTGCGGGCACTGGAGCCGGCGTCTTCACTCGCGGCGGTGGCGAACCGTCTTGGACGCGCCGGTGGGGAGCCGGTCGGTCCGACTGCGGCTCCTGGTGCGCCGTTTCTTCTGCATGGAGCCCGCATGCCCCAGAGTCACCTTCACGGAGCCATTCCCGTACTTGGTGGGACGCTATGCCCGGCGAACCGCCCGACTTGAGCGTCTCTTGGCGAGGTTGGCGCTGGCCATGAGTGCCGAGGCCGCCTCCCGCATCGCTCGGGCCCTTGAGATCCCCGTCAGTCCGGATACCCTGGTGCGCCTCGTGATGCGGATCCCGCTCCCTCCCGTGCCGCCGGTTCGGGTGCTGGCGGTCGACGATTGGGCCTGGCGAAAAGGACACCGCTATGGCACGATCCTATGCGACCTGGAACGCCGACGGCCGGTGGACCTTCTCCCCGACCGATCCCCCGAGACCCTGGCGGCGTGGCTACGCGCCCATCCAGGCGTCCAGATCGTCGTCCGCGACCGCTCAGAGGGTTATGCCCAAGGCATCCGGCAGGGCGCACCGGATGCGGTGCAGGTGGCCGACCGGTGGCACCTGCTCAAGAACCTGGGCGAGGTGCTGGAGCGCTACTTCCAGACCCTCCGCCTGCCGTCCATGGAGGCGGCACCGTCCCCGCCGGCCGCGCCGGTGGTGCCTGGGTCGACCCTGGCGGCGACCCCTCAGGCCGCCCTTCGACGTCGTGCCCTGGAGCAGGCCGCTCGCCAGCAGCGCCGGCGCGAGCGCTACGACCAGGTTCGCACGCTCCACGCACAGGGTCTCGGGATCCGGGAAATCAGCCGACGCTTGCACCTCAGCCGGGCGACGGTGCGGCGCTATCTGACCAGCGCGACGGTACCCGGTACAGGGCCCCGCCGCAGGCGCCCGAGCCAGCTCGATCCCTACCGGAGCTACATCCTCCAGCGATGGGAGCAGGGATGTCGCAATGCGCGGGCGATCTATCGGGAACTGCGGGCCATGGGCTACCTGGGTGGCCGCTCCCAGGTTGCCGCGGTCGTCACCGCGCTGCGCCGGTCGGCAGGCGGTTCAGAGGAGGCACCGCCCGCCATACGCCCGGTGACCCCCCGGCAGCTGGGGCGATGGTTCTGGCAGGCTCCGAACCGCCGCTCTCAGGCCGAGCGGGCCTACCTGACCTCCCTGGCCGAAACCGACGCCCACTTTGCCAAGGTGTGGCTCCTTGCTGAGGAGTTCGCCCAGATGGCACGCCAGCGTCGCGCCGACACCCTGGCCGCATGGATCGACACAGTCAAGCGGGAGAGGGTTCGTCCCTTGATGGGCTTCGCCCATCGCCTCGAACAGGACTTCCAAGCAGTGTACGAGGCATGGCGCCTTCCCTGGAGCAATGGCCCCACCGAAGGGTGGATCCACAAGCTGAAGACTATCAAGCGCATGATGTACGGTCGAGCGGGACTGGACCTGCTACGCCACCGGCTCCTTTGCTGCATCTGA
- a CDS encoding carbohydrate ABC transporter permease yields MLTTAKRLAANATVRLAVLVILLALLAWVLFPLLWMLSCSFKTAEELYEVPPDLLPRNLANTENYRLLLTTTRFGRYYLNTLMVAFGASFASMILAAPAAYAATRFRFWLYRLFPAVGLVAYMLPRILLVISLHGMFRSLGMLDSLFSVGVLQVTFSLPYALWLLRSYFASIPLELEEAAWVDGASRAQGLRKIVMPLATPGVIATFVFLFIVAWNDYLYSLVLISSDTKKTLTLGVVTGLMTRTAVLSWGMLMAAGVLMTLPIVAMFMVIQRHLVAGFTAGSVKG; encoded by the coding sequence ATGCTTACCACTGCGAAGCGACTGGCAGCCAACGCAACAGTTCGATTGGCCGTTCTCGTTATACTCCTCGCGTTGCTCGCGTGGGTGCTATTCCCCCTCCTGTGGATGTTGTCGTGTTCTTTCAAGACCGCAGAAGAGCTGTACGAAGTTCCACCAGACCTTCTCCCTCGAAACTTGGCCAACACTGAGAACTACCGTTTACTCCTCACCACCACTCGATTCGGGCGGTACTACCTCAACACCCTGATGGTGGCCTTCGGCGCTTCTTTCGCCTCCATGATATTGGCTGCTCCTGCCGCCTACGCAGCTACCCGATTCCGATTCTGGCTGTATCGCCTCTTCCCTGCAGTGGGCCTGGTTGCATACATGCTACCCAGAATCCTGCTTGTCATTTCCCTGCATGGGATGTTCCGAAGTCTTGGAATGTTGGACTCCCTCTTCTCGGTGGGTGTCCTCCAGGTCACCTTCTCGCTACCCTACGCGCTCTGGCTGCTCCGATCGTATTTCGCCTCGATTCCGCTTGAACTCGAGGAGGCTGCATGGGTGGATGGAGCAAGCCGGGCGCAGGGGCTGCGGAAGATTGTCATGCCCCTGGCAACGCCGGGGGTCATTGCTACGTTCGTCTTTCTCTTCATCGTAGCGTGGAATGATTACCTGTACTCCCTCGTGTTGATCTCTTCCGACACGAAGAAGACCCTGACGCTCGGCGTGGTCACCGGGCTGATGACTCGAACAGCTGTCCTCTCGTGGGGCATGCTGATGGCCGCGGGTGTACTCATGACGCTCCCGATTGTCGCAATGTTCATGGTAATTCAGCGGCATCTGGTGGCCGGATTCACCGCTGGGAGCGTTAAAGGGTGA